A window of Aerococcus urinae contains these coding sequences:
- the trhO gene encoding oxygen-dependent tRNA uridine(34) hydroxylase TrhO, which yields MSKDYRVLLYYKYQAIEDPDQFAKKHLVFCKRIGLRGRILVSEEGINGTVSGTVEQTDQYMDHLHSLPGFEDVWFKIDEADDYAHKKMFVRSRNEIVSLSLDDDLSPLDITGDYLKPEEFHQALLDEDTVVLDTRNDYEYDLGHFKGAIRPDIRSFRELPQWVRDNKEKFMDKKVAVYCTGGVRCEKFSGWMLREGIGDKVGQLEGGIDTYGKDPKVQGDLWEGKMYVFDERISVPVNHVNPSIISKDHYDGQACDRYVNCANPECNKQFFSSKENEDKYLRGCSAECRRHPRNLYVKEHELSDEEWEDRLNAIDESLYAKQN from the coding sequence GTGAGTAAAGACTATCGCGTTTTACTATATTACAAGTACCAAGCCATTGAAGATCCCGACCAGTTTGCTAAAAAACACCTGGTCTTTTGTAAACGGATTGGCTTAAGAGGCCGCATTCTCGTCAGTGAAGAAGGCATCAACGGGACGGTGTCAGGAACAGTAGAACAAACTGACCAATATATGGACCACCTACACTCCCTTCCCGGTTTTGAAGATGTTTGGTTCAAGATTGATGAAGCCGATGACTACGCCCACAAGAAAATGTTTGTGCGGTCTCGTAACGAAATCGTGTCTTTGAGTTTGGATGACGACTTGAGTCCACTGGATATCACCGGTGACTATTTAAAACCTGAAGAATTCCACCAAGCCCTCTTAGATGAGGATACGGTGGTCTTAGATACCCGTAACGATTATGAATATGACCTGGGCCACTTCAAAGGCGCCATCCGCCCTGACATCCGTAGTTTCCGTGAACTTCCCCAATGGGTAAGAGACAACAAGGAAAAATTTATGGATAAAAAAGTCGCCGTCTACTGTACCGGAGGTGTCCGCTGCGAAAAGTTCTCAGGCTGGATGCTCAGGGAGGGCATCGGTGATAAGGTCGGCCAACTAGAGGGCGGTATCGATACTTACGGGAAAGATCCCAAGGTACAAGGTGACTTGTGGGAAGGCAAGATGTATGTCTTTGACGAACGAATTTCCGTCCCCGTTAACCACGTCAACCCAAGCATTATTTCTAAAGACCACTATGACGGCCAAGCCTGTGACCGCTATGTCAACTGCGCTAATCCCGAATGCAATAAGCAATTCTTCTCTTCTAAGGAAAACGAAGATAAATACTTACGGGGTTGCTCCGCAGAATGCCGCCGCCACCCACGTAATCTCTATGTCAAAGAACACGAACTCTCTGATGAAGAATGGGAAGACCGTCTCAACGCCATTGATGAATCGCTCTACGCCAAGCAAAATTAG
- a CDS encoding N-acetylmuramoyl-L-alanine amidase, which yields MKGNFFQEKKSKKTMHKSKGKWVVASLLLAGSLGAVSLGNEEVRANVNTLASQGFKNFSSSNFAGKEQLTENGQIKQASQDALKRIKGTWTKNSVDQVKAEIARQQAAGYQAYVVQWGDTLSVLAEATGQDLNSLAQANHLGNIHLIFTGDLLTGILSPVSQNKAGTQAAKTVSPATSANEASQQKAPTSGQGQDDSSANLSQAETDAAIEKDLAENVKITVLAPQNQSQAGDVNSAQGNSQPANPETGLTGHIVENPASVDTALTEENAGKENQNASETKAEADQNKTESEAQPTVIDEKLEEVETNKDSKTQNTKNKDQAPTEKLVKEKEVQPETNPKADDKEKDKDKSEPTQPVPEKTPEDHTNKGQEKLAEEITSTTSQKTFIIQPGVRYLADDQLALGQEKVVQEGKEGKRVVETTVQSQAGKEINRTEKTVEYVPAEDKVVHVGTKAPTSKKMLTQKVSIPFQTKYTDNNDYKSGSQKVLQKGENGEKTVTYEVTYQNGKEVSRQQIDEKVTKEPVDQIVQRGTKTPGPNQHVVSHGESLWSIAKRYGVTVEGIRQASGLSSNVLYTNQVLTIPKDQVGTVTTSLVYTVGPNETVDSIASAFGISPQALRSANGITGNYLAHGQELQIPNAPVKPMNIPQASDGVRTVMLDPGHGNWSGASYAGVNEGTLNKNLADKLTRVLQSRGYRVLTDRPGTSDTGLLQRSQIANGSNADIFVSMHHNAMGAANRGTAQGIETYYYQYFTNYPSRINPYHNNAQRITNSAYLAKQIQNQLIGNTGAINRGVQSNTFAVLRETDIPAVLIEYGFGDNPQELNRLRDSNYQDKLVQATANAIDAYFNNVY from the coding sequence ATGAAAGGCAATTTTTTCCAAGAGAAAAAGTCTAAAAAGACAATGCACAAATCAAAAGGTAAATGGGTCGTCGCTAGTTTACTCCTAGCCGGCTCACTAGGTGCGGTTTCATTAGGCAATGAAGAAGTCAGAGCCAATGTCAACACTTTGGCCAGTCAAGGATTTAAAAACTTTTCCAGTTCTAATTTTGCGGGGAAAGAGCAACTGACAGAAAATGGACAAATCAAACAAGCTAGCCAGGATGCGCTCAAGCGTATTAAAGGGACTTGGACCAAGAATAGTGTCGACCAAGTCAAAGCGGAAATCGCCCGCCAACAAGCAGCCGGTTACCAAGCTTATGTGGTCCAATGGGGCGATACCCTGAGTGTTCTCGCTGAAGCTACTGGCCAAGACCTTAATAGCTTGGCTCAAGCTAATCATTTAGGCAATATCCACCTAATCTTTACTGGGGACCTCCTAACCGGGATTCTCTCACCAGTAAGCCAAAACAAGGCTGGCACTCAAGCAGCTAAAACAGTTAGCCCAGCTACTAGCGCGAATGAAGCTAGCCAACAAAAAGCACCAACTAGCGGTCAAGGTCAAGACGACAGCAGCGCAAACTTAAGTCAAGCAGAAACTGACGCAGCTATTGAAAAAGACCTGGCTGAAAATGTCAAGATTACGGTCTTAGCCCCTCAAAACCAATCTCAAGCAGGTGACGTAAACAGCGCACAAGGCAATTCTCAACCGGCCAATCCAGAAACCGGTCTCACCGGTCATATCGTAGAAAACCCTGCGTCCGTTGACACTGCCCTTACAGAAGAAAATGCTGGTAAGGAAAATCAAAATGCCAGCGAAACAAAAGCTGAAGCAGATCAAAACAAGACAGAAAGTGAAGCACAACCCACTGTCATCGATGAAAAATTAGAAGAAGTAGAAACAAACAAGGATTCCAAAACTCAGAATACTAAGAACAAGGACCAAGCGCCTACTGAAAAGCTAGTGAAGGAAAAAGAAGTTCAACCTGAAACCAATCCTAAAGCCGACGATAAGGAAAAGGATAAGGATAAATCTGAACCCACTCAACCGGTTCCAGAAAAAACACCTGAAGACCATACCAATAAGGGCCAAGAAAAGCTAGCCGAAGAAATTACTTCAACAACCAGCCAAAAAACCTTTATTATCCAACCAGGTGTGAGATACCTTGCTGATGACCAATTAGCTCTAGGTCAAGAAAAAGTCGTTCAAGAAGGTAAGGAAGGTAAACGGGTAGTTGAAACCACCGTCCAAAGCCAAGCGGGTAAAGAAATTAACCGGACTGAAAAGACGGTTGAGTATGTTCCGGCTGAAGATAAAGTTGTCCATGTCGGCACCAAGGCTCCAACCAGTAAGAAAATGCTTACTCAAAAAGTAAGCATTCCTTTCCAAACCAAGTATACCGACAATAACGACTACAAGTCTGGCAGCCAAAAAGTCCTCCAAAAAGGTGAAAACGGCGAAAAGACTGTCACTTATGAAGTTACTTACCAAAATGGTAAAGAAGTCAGCCGTCAACAAATTGATGAAAAAGTGACTAAAGAACCCGTCGACCAAATCGTCCAACGCGGTACCAAGACGCCTGGGCCAAACCAACACGTGGTCAGTCACGGTGAGTCACTCTGGTCTATTGCCAAAAGATACGGCGTAACGGTTGAAGGCATTCGTCAAGCCAGTGGTTTAAGCAGTAATGTGCTCTACACCAACCAAGTCCTCACTATTCCTAAGGACCAAGTAGGCACGGTAACCACTAGTTTAGTTTACACGGTCGGCCCTAATGAAACGGTCGATAGTATTGCTAGCGCCTTTGGGATCAGTCCGCAAGCGCTTCGGAGTGCCAATGGGATCACTGGTAACTATCTAGCCCATGGTCAAGAACTCCAAATTCCAAACGCGCCGGTCAAGCCAATGAATATTCCGCAAGCCTCTGATGGGGTTCGAACCGTCATGTTAGACCCAGGCCATGGCAATTGGTCAGGAGCATCTTACGCTGGCGTTAACGAAGGTACTCTGAACAAGAACCTCGCCGATAAATTAACTCGGGTCCTACAAAGTCGTGGCTATCGCGTCCTCACTGACCGTCCTGGGACCAGTGATACTGGCTTACTCCAACGTAGCCAAATCGCTAACGGGTCCAATGCTGACATTTTTGTCTCCATGCACCACAATGCCATGGGAGCAGCTAACCGCGGCACAGCCCAAGGGATTGAAACCTACTACTACCAATACTTTACCAATTATCCATCTCGGATTAACCCTTATCACAACAATGCCCAACGGATTACCAATAGTGCTTACTTAGCTAAGCAAATCCAAAACCAATTGATCGGTAATACCGGGGCCATTAACCGTGGCGTTCAATCCAATACCTTTGCAGTCTTACGTGAAACCGATATTCCTGCCGTCTTGATTGAATACGGCTTTGGGGATAACCCACAAGAACTTAATCGCTTGAGAGATTCAAATTACCAAGACAAATTAGTCCAAGCAACCGCTAATGCCATCGACGCTTACTTTAATAATGTTTATTAA
- a CDS encoding 2-keto-3-deoxygluconate permease, whose amino-acid sequence MLKRIAKIPAGTFLVPMIISMLLISFFPGMYDVFGGTTQSAFQQGTSAVIGFLVFAAGTTLDFKKIGPLLKRHLPMVVFKLLLSTLYILAFYWLFGVEGVLGINLLTFACVIYSLNPAVALAIHNEYGDQQFGAVYGIYGILGMSFTPLILLSVLTANGGGAGIDWDPIISIFLPLIVGALLGNIDPDFADFFSPLIGKLLPFLGWNLGVGMNLMDAVSSGLSGLVMAGLFMVLMLPLILFDKYVTKVNDGVDGVAIWNVAGMSVANPAIIGAALPVAFATQVTSATAIVMMVCIITSLASPALAQKLSKESEAECLERELS is encoded by the coding sequence ATGTTAAAACGAATTGCGAAAATTCCCGCGGGGACTTTCTTAGTACCAATGATCATTTCTATGTTATTGATTTCTTTCTTCCCCGGCATGTATGATGTCTTTGGCGGAACAACCCAGTCAGCCTTCCAGCAGGGAACTAGTGCGGTGATTGGTTTCCTGGTTTTTGCAGCAGGAACAACTTTAGATTTTAAGAAAATTGGGCCCCTGCTTAAACGCCACTTGCCCATGGTGGTCTTCAAGTTGCTTTTATCTACCTTGTATATTTTGGCTTTCTATTGGCTCTTCGGGGTTGAAGGGGTCCTAGGGATTAACCTATTAACTTTTGCCTGTGTGATATATTCGCTCAACCCAGCTGTGGCCTTAGCTATCCACAATGAATATGGTGACCAACAATTTGGTGCTGTTTATGGTATCTACGGTATTCTCGGCATGTCTTTTACTCCCTTAATTCTGCTCAGTGTCCTTACTGCCAATGGTGGCGGCGCTGGAATTGATTGGGATCCGATTATATCGATCTTTCTTCCGCTGATTGTTGGGGCCTTATTAGGGAATATTGACCCTGATTTTGCGGATTTTTTCTCGCCCCTGATTGGTAAACTGCTGCCTTTCTTAGGCTGGAATTTAGGGGTAGGGATGAACTTGATGGATGCTGTTTCTTCTGGATTGTCTGGTTTAGTAATGGCAGGTCTCTTTATGGTCTTGATGTTGCCTTTAATTCTATTTGATAAGTATGTGACTAAGGTCAATGATGGGGTAGACGGTGTGGCTATCTGGAATGTAGCGGGGATGTCGGTCGCTAACCCGGCTATTATTGGAGCTGCCTTACCTGTCGCTTTTGCCACTCAGGTGACCTCGGCTACCGCTATCGTGATGATGGTATGTATTATTACTTCTCTCGCTTCACCTGCCTTAGCGCAAAAACTTTCTAAGGAAAGTGAAGCCGAATGCTTAGAGCGGGAACTGTCTTAA
- a CDS encoding lipoprotein encodes MKKTLLFLTSLALLAGCQSNDQGAEAEQSNSATTSVQEKQNDTDPKDVGNAPLENVGEFTTRNEAKATLLAIHKPEGKQDIAENISVSVNDIKIVELSDIKKDSIYDVTGYQNGDKLIQVNFNFDNQTDSQIDNIGMPKIVTSSGEQISPSNLIGDHTVLPKAKVDTGVFEKIKDTDISGITLNWELFINEPEFQQLQTNPLEINF; translated from the coding sequence ATGAAGAAAACACTGTTATTTTTAACAAGTTTAGCATTACTTGCAGGATGCCAATCCAATGACCAAGGCGCCGAAGCTGAACAATCTAATTCAGCAACCACTTCGGTTCAAGAGAAACAAAATGATACGGATCCAAAGGACGTAGGTAATGCTCCTCTTGAAAATGTAGGAGAATTTACCACGAGAAACGAAGCTAAAGCAACCCTTTTAGCTATACATAAACCCGAAGGTAAGCAAGATATTGCTGAAAATATTTCTGTATCGGTCAATGATATTAAAATTGTAGAATTATCTGATATTAAAAAAGATTCTATCTATGATGTGACCGGCTACCAAAATGGCGATAAGCTTATTCAAGTAAACTTTAATTTTGATAATCAAACTGATTCACAAATCGATAATATTGGTATGCCTAAAATCGTTACTTCTTCTGGAGAACAAATTTCACCTTCGAACCTAATTGGTGATCACACTGTTTTACCCAAAGCTAAAGTCGACACAGGAGTATTCGAAAAGATTAAAGACACTGACATTTCAGGCATCACTTTAAATTGGGAACTCTTTATTAACGAACCAGAGTTCCAACAACTTCAAACTAATCCTTTAGAAATTAACTTCTAA
- a CDS encoding dicarboxylate/amino acid:cation symporter, with translation MFDLLALITILLLFILLRWQASQGKSFTVRVLTATLLGIGAGLVFAGHTTYVGAIGTIYAHLLKAIVVPVLFFSIISTVSSLGNLKTLTTIGSKTIGVLSLHNVLASATTIVVALALGVGRNAHIDLPSNVEVKEVPSLAQAVINFFPQNIIEDAANNRVIPIIVFSLFVGIAILTYQNKAEIKAFTDFIDAGHQVIFKVAALITRFTPYAVLALLTDKLGGLNLASLGSLLLALATLYLVTLFHSSVTTGAIIGLLGRLNPVIYLKKFFSVWMIAFSTQSSVGSVPANVSAQKDMGVPEHIASFTSSIGTTFGMPGCAAAWPVLLAIFTINALGLDFGLVDYLYMVVVALLVSAGTVGVPGTATITATAMFTAIGLPVEMIIVLTPISAVADMARTATNVTASGSTGLLVARFEKVLNLDQYYENDGQEGKAYANS, from the coding sequence ATGTTTGACTTATTAGCATTAATTACGATTCTATTATTATTTATTCTTTTACGCTGGCAGGCCAGTCAAGGCAAATCCTTTACTGTACGAGTCTTAACCGCAACCTTGTTAGGAATCGGGGCTGGTCTAGTTTTTGCTGGTCATACGACCTACGTGGGGGCAATTGGGACTATCTATGCCCACTTATTGAAGGCGATTGTGGTACCGGTCCTATTTTTCTCCATTATCTCAACGGTTTCTTCCTTAGGAAACCTAAAAACTTTAACCACGATTGGAAGTAAAACCATCGGCGTGCTTTCCCTTCATAACGTTTTAGCCTCAGCGACCACTATCGTCGTAGCCTTGGCTTTAGGGGTGGGGCGTAACGCGCATATTGATCTGCCTAGCAATGTGGAAGTCAAGGAAGTTCCAAGCCTAGCTCAAGCCGTGATTAATTTCTTTCCGCAAAACATTATTGAAGACGCGGCTAATAACCGGGTGATTCCAATTATTGTCTTTTCCTTATTTGTTGGTATCGCCATCCTCACTTATCAGAACAAAGCAGAAATCAAGGCCTTTACTGATTTTATCGATGCTGGTCACCAAGTTATCTTTAAGGTGGCTGCCTTGATTACCCGCTTTACCCCTTACGCTGTTCTAGCGCTCTTAACGGATAAGCTAGGTGGTTTGAATTTAGCTTCCTTAGGGTCCTTATTATTAGCCTTGGCAACTTTATACTTAGTGACGCTTTTCCATTCTTCAGTCACCACAGGAGCTATTATTGGTCTCTTAGGGCGGCTCAATCCTGTGATTTATTTGAAGAAATTCTTCTCCGTGTGGATGATTGCCTTTTCTACCCAAAGTTCAGTAGGTTCAGTGCCTGCTAATGTGAGTGCTCAAAAGGACATGGGGGTGCCAGAACACATTGCTTCCTTTACTTCTTCTATTGGAACCACCTTTGGCATGCCAGGCTGTGCCGCGGCTTGGCCGGTTCTCTTAGCGATCTTTACCATTAACGCTTTAGGATTGGACTTTGGTCTAGTGGATTATCTTTACATGGTGGTTGTCGCCCTCTTGGTATCAGCGGGGACAGTCGGAGTTCCTGGTACAGCGACTATTACTGCGACCGCTATGTTTACGGCTATTGGCCTGCCGGTAGAAATGATTATTGTCTTGACTCCAATTTCAGCCGTTGCAGATATGGCTAGAACCGCAACCAATGTCACTGCTTCGGGTTCGACCGGGCTTTTGGTTGCCCGCTTTGAAAAGGTCTTAAACCTTGACCAATACTATGAAAATGATGGGCAAGAAGGTAAGGCTTACGCAAATTCATAA
- a CDS encoding PH domain-containing protein, with protein MAFNLSNLMQGALGNFSQKDQQELNEEYGDFLFKDEEIYSGYQLVRDAIIFTNIRIILVDKQGASGKKTALRSLYLSHIVDVEMESAGLAFDDSEITITYLKNIYRRPREEDTQNLTFEFPKQTDILPLYRFLGNLVIENRREINQ; from the coding sequence ATGGCTTTTAATTTGAGTAACTTAATGCAAGGGGCCCTGGGAAACTTTTCTCAAAAGGATCAACAAGAGCTAAACGAAGAATATGGCGACTTCCTCTTTAAAGATGAAGAAATTTATTCCGGCTATCAATTGGTTCGGGACGCCATCATCTTTACTAATATTCGTATTATCTTAGTCGATAAACAAGGAGCCAGCGGAAAGAAAACTGCCCTCCGTTCCCTTTACCTCAGCCACATCGTTGATGTAGAAATGGAGAGTGCCGGACTGGCCTTTGATGATAGCGAGATCACCATCACCTATCTAAAAAACATTTACCGTCGTCCCCGTGAGGAAGACACCCAAAACTTGACCTTTGAATTTCCTAAGCAAACTGACATCCTGCCCCTCTACCGCTTCTTAGGTAATCTAGTCATAGAAAACCGCCGCGAAATTAACCAATAA
- the brnQ gene encoding branched-chain amino acid transport system II carrier protein, with the protein MTIKTKDILIIGFALFAIFFGAGNLIFPPYLGIVSGESWLSAALGFLTSDPFFPILGVLVTIYLGGRANDLGKRIHPQFGTVLAGIAIILIGPLFSVPRTGATTHEVFIQSLWPNIPIWLSSLVFFALTAYLALNPSKVINNIGKYLTPGILIILFFLVLVTLFNPPAPAAPSQIDQAFAYGFKEGYQTMDALGASLMASIVMSELKARGYSDKKTQMKAGALVGLVAFVLLAVVYLSLTYAGSTVSSLMGVNIDRTASFNGTVTAILGQWGHLIMGICVALACLTTAIGLTSAFSNFFVEVSKGRWSYQAITLVAVAIEFLISLLGTNQIIFLASFVLTTIYPIFMVLILFSVFDRKISYDLTYTGAVIGAGAVGLVQALAGTGLGALESLFGPLAQFTYQLPLSQLGLEWLLPALLVAGAFSLYAAMKDKEPASNT; encoded by the coding sequence ATGACAATAAAAACCAAAGACATTTTAATTATCGGCTTTGCCCTCTTTGCGATCTTTTTTGGCGCTGGGAATTTAATCTTTCCTCCTTACCTAGGGATCGTCAGTGGGGAAAGTTGGCTGAGTGCTGCCCTGGGCTTTCTCACCTCTGACCCCTTCTTCCCAATCTTAGGAGTATTAGTTACCATCTACCTAGGCGGTCGGGCCAACGACCTGGGTAAGCGGATCCACCCTCAATTCGGGACTGTCCTAGCCGGAATTGCCATTATCTTAATTGGACCGCTCTTTTCAGTACCGCGGACTGGAGCAACCACCCATGAGGTCTTTATCCAGTCGCTCTGGCCCAATATTCCCATTTGGCTAAGTAGTCTGGTTTTCTTCGCTTTGACCGCTTACCTGGCCTTAAATCCAAGTAAAGTAATTAATAATATCGGTAAATATCTTACCCCGGGGATTCTAATTATTCTCTTTTTCTTAGTCCTGGTTACCCTATTCAATCCACCAGCTCCTGCAGCCCCCAGTCAAATTGACCAAGCCTTCGCCTATGGCTTTAAAGAAGGCTATCAAACCATGGATGCTCTAGGGGCTTCCTTAATGGCAAGCATTGTCATGTCAGAATTAAAGGCTCGCGGCTACAGTGACAAGAAAACCCAAATGAAAGCCGGCGCCTTAGTTGGATTGGTTGCCTTTGTTCTCTTAGCTGTGGTTTACCTCTCCCTGACTTACGCTGGTTCAACGGTTTCCAGCTTGATGGGTGTGAATATTGACCGGACTGCGAGTTTCAATGGAACGGTGACCGCGATCCTAGGGCAATGGGGGCACTTAATTATGGGAATTTGTGTCGCCCTGGCTTGTTTAACCACCGCTATTGGGCTCACCTCTGCCTTTAGTAACTTCTTTGTGGAAGTCTCCAAGGGACGTTGGTCCTACCAAGCCATCACCCTGGTAGCCGTCGCCATTGAATTTTTGATTTCTCTCTTAGGAACTAACCAGATCATTTTCCTGGCTTCCTTTGTATTAACTACCATCTATCCTATTTTCATGGTGCTGATTCTCTTCTCCGTCTTTGACCGAAAAATCAGCTACGACTTAACCTATACGGGGGCCGTTATTGGCGCTGGAGCCGTGGGACTGGTTCAAGCCTTGGCTGGCACTGGGTTAGGCGCGCTCGAAAGCCTCTTTGGCCCGCTCGCCCAATTCACTTACCAGCTTCCTCTTAGTCAACTGGGTTTAGAGTGGCTCTTGCCAGCATTATTAGTCGCTGGCGCCTTCAGTCTCTACGCTGCCATGAAAGATAAAGAGCCAGCAAGCAATACTTAA
- a CDS encoding DUF554 domain-containing protein — MAITGALVNAGLILLAGILGRFFGHFIQDDLAKAINQVLGLSVVLIAIQGALTTKSIIVVILSMVVGVIIGQLMDIDGRLNRWGNRIQSRLAGPDPESQFAEGLVTAVLITCVGAMGIVGAIQSGLYHDHATLFAKSILDFIIVLILGATYGMSPAFASLPILLYEGGIALLAQWLAPYLPEASLNELSAVGSLLVGVIGLSLFGVKDFKVSNMLPATFIPLILVPLFQYLGLY, encoded by the coding sequence ATGGCAATAACGGGCGCGTTGGTGAATGCTGGCTTGATTTTACTAGCTGGTATCTTGGGGAGGTTTTTTGGGCATTTTATCCAGGACGATTTGGCTAAGGCTATTAATCAGGTCTTAGGTCTGTCGGTGGTTTTGATCGCTATTCAAGGCGCCTTGACCACAAAGAGTATTATCGTCGTCATTTTATCCATGGTGGTCGGGGTCATTATAGGCCAGCTGATGGATATTGATGGCCGGCTTAACCGCTGGGGAAATCGGATTCAAAGTCGGCTTGCAGGTCCAGACCCTGAGTCGCAATTTGCTGAAGGCTTAGTCACAGCGGTTTTGATTACTTGTGTTGGTGCTATGGGCATTGTAGGAGCTATCCAGTCCGGCTTATATCATGACCATGCGACCTTATTTGCTAAATCGATTTTGGATTTTATTATTGTACTCATCCTTGGGGCAACTTATGGGATGAGTCCAGCCTTTGCCAGTCTACCGATTCTCCTCTATGAAGGAGGCATTGCTCTCTTAGCTCAGTGGCTAGCCCCTTACTTGCCGGAAGCCTCCCTCAACGAGCTATCGGCGGTTGGGTCACTGCTAGTAGGAGTGATTGGCCTTAGTCTTTTTGGGGTCAAAGATTTCAAAGTCTCTAACATGTTGCCAGCTACCTTCATTCCACTGATTCTGGTACCACTCTTTCAATATTTGGGCTTATATTAA
- a CDS encoding dicarboxylate/amino acid:cation symporter, producing the protein MTKRLEKRKIGLVPRIILAIILGIIVGRLPIVPEFVLQIFATFTTIFSDFLSFVIPFMIIGFVVQGIADLSHGAGKLLGITVLTSYISTVIGGLLAYLVASNLFPLFITSDLVDQLSQAGEGIKPLFTIPLEPFFDVTGAIIFAFMMGLGISWLRQHGRGKVLYEAFSDFGGIISQVLATIIVPLLPVYIFGNIANLAYTGTVFAILNVFWKVFICVLIMHLLYITFLFFVFGTYAGKNPIELIKNQIPGYMTALGTQSSAATIPVNVKCALKNGVSEGIANFVVPLCATIHLAGSIITITSCATTLLLIYDMPHGFLMMLGFILMLGVAMVAAPGTPGGAIMSALPFLPMIGIASQAMQQIMISLYITQDSFGTAANVSGDNAIAVFIDKIYQEKIKSSDQ; encoded by the coding sequence ATGACCAAACGTCTTGAAAAACGAAAAATTGGTTTGGTTCCTCGTATTATTTTAGCGATTATTTTAGGAATTATTGTGGGCCGCTTACCAATTGTTCCCGAATTTGTACTACAGATCTTTGCAACTTTCACTACGATTTTCTCTGACTTCCTCAGCTTTGTCATTCCCTTTATGATCATTGGCTTTGTGGTCCAAGGGATCGCTGACTTGAGCCACGGGGCAGGGAAATTACTGGGAATAACAGTCTTAACCTCTTATATTTCAACCGTGATTGGCGGGTTACTAGCCTATCTGGTTGCCAGCAACCTCTTCCCGCTCTTCATTACGTCCGACCTGGTTGATCAACTCAGTCAAGCCGGTGAGGGGATCAAGCCCTTATTTACCATTCCCTTAGAACCTTTTTTTGATGTGACGGGAGCAATTATTTTTGCCTTTATGATGGGACTGGGGATTTCCTGGTTACGTCAACACGGTCGCGGGAAAGTTCTCTATGAAGCCTTTAGTGACTTTGGCGGGATCATCAGTCAAGTGCTGGCCACGATTATTGTCCCCCTCCTACCGGTTTACATTTTCGGTAATATTGCCAACTTGGCCTACACGGGGACAGTCTTTGCGATTTTAAATGTCTTTTGGAAGGTCTTTATCTGCGTGCTTATTATGCATTTACTTTACATTACTTTCCTCTTCTTTGTCTTTGGGACCTATGCCGGCAAAAATCCGATCGAACTCATCAAAAATCAAATTCCTGGCTACATGACTGCCCTAGGAACTCAATCCTCAGCTGCCACCATTCCAGTCAATGTGAAATGCGCCTTAAAGAACGGGGTTTCTGAAGGGATCGCTAACTTTGTAGTACCGCTCTGTGCGACCATCCATTTAGCAGGATCGATTATCACCATCACTTCCTGCGCAACAACCCTGTTATTGATTTATGATATGCCTCATGGTTTCTTGATGATGCTCGGTTTTATCTTAATGTTAGGGGTTGCTATGGTAGCTGCTCCAGGAACTCCTGGGGGTGCGATTATGTCTGCTTTACCTTTCCTACCCATGATTGGTATTGCCAGCCAAGCCATGCAACAAATTATGATCTCCCTATATATTACCCAAGATAGCTTTGGCACCGCTGCTAATGTGTCTGGAGATAATGCCATCGCCGTCTTTATCGATAAAATCTACCAAGAAAAAATTAAGTCCAGTGACCAATAA
- a CDS encoding rhodanese-like domain-containing protein: MKEVTIEEFHKIVENEDDLNILDVRPRELYEEGHVPGAKHFPLSQIEDHLDELDKDKHYYAICHDGKGSKKASEILDENGFDVTNVEKGVPDYPGELEKA, translated from the coding sequence ATGAAAGAAGTTACTATTGAAGAATTTCATAAAATTGTCGAGAATGAAGATGATCTTAATATTTTAGACGTTCGTCCACGCGAACTCTATGAAGAAGGTCACGTTCCTGGAGCCAAACATTTTCCTCTTTCACAAATTGAAGACCATCTTGATGAATTAGACAAAGACAAGCATTACTATGCAATTTGCCATGATGGTAAAGGCTCTAAAAAAGCCAGCGAAATTTTAGATGAGAATGGTTTTGATGTCACCAACGTCGAAAAAGGCGTTCCAGACTACCCAGGAGAGCTGGAAAAAGCTTAA